ATCCCGAACTGCACGCGGCCGGGGCCAGGGTACTCTACGCCGAGGCACAAGTGACCCGCGCTCACTCCCGTCTCCTGCCTCATCTCGCCGCGGGTTTTCAGCTCACCCAGCAGTATTTTTCGGCGCAGGGCTTGCACTTGCAGGCCAATGGCACGAGCAATACTTTTGCCGAATTCAATCCCTTGCTCCTGCAGTACCACGTCGATCTCTGGGGGCAAGATCGAGATTTGGTGCGTGCCGCGCGCGGCGAGCTGGCGATGCGCCAGGCGGAAGAGGCCGACGCGCGCCTGCTCGTGAGTTCCGCCGTGGCCATCCATTACTTTGCCTTGCGAGGAGACGAAAGCCTGTTACGTGCGGAGTTGCGCCTACGGGCTTGGCAAAAACGCGCACTAAGCGTGGCGCAGGCCGGGTTCAGGAGTGGTTTGCAGTCGGCAATACCGCTGCACGAGGCGAGCACCAGTTTGGCCCAGTCAGCCGAGCGTATCGCGCAATTGCGGGCTGCCGCCGCTGCCGAACGTCACGCCATAGCCGCCCTCTGCGGTCAAGGTCCAGGCGTGCAAATTTCCGCCGCGCCTTCGTCGGCGCAAGCCTCGCCCCCCCTTGCCGGCGTGCCTCGGAATCTTCCCTCGAATCTGCTCGGGCATCGCCCGGACATTGTCGCGGCGCGCTGGGCGGTGGAGGCAGCGGCGGCACGGGTGGGGGCGGCAAAGGTGGCCTTCTATCCCAATATCAATCTGCATCTCCTGGCCGGCTGGAACAGCATCCATCTGGCAGATCTTTTCGACCCGGCCAACTTTGCCCATGCCTTGGGGCCGGCCATTACCCTACCCATCTTCGAAGGCGGCGCCTTGCGTGCTGCCCTGCGGGCGCAGAATGCGGTCTACCTGGCGGCGCAGGACCACTACCAAAATCGCATCCTCCAGGCCTTGCGACAGGTCGCCGACCTGTTGAGTACCCGCCGAGCTCTGCTGCGCCAAGAATCTGCCCTGGCGCATGCCGAGCGGGCGCAGCGTGCCCAATGGCAGGTGCAGGAGACCGCTTGGCAAAGCGGTTTACAAGATGGCGGCACGCGGATCCCAGTGCGGATCCGTCTGATTCGGTTGGAAGAGCAGGAAATCATGCTCCAAACCGCAGCTTGGCAAAACTGGGCACTCCTGGAGTCCGCCTTGGGTGGAGGGTATTCTGCTATCACAAAAGAGCATCCGCATGACTGAAGAAAACCAAAATTATTCCCCCGCGGCCGCTCGAAGAAAGCGGAATTTTCTGATCTTTTTTCTGGTGTTATTACTGGTCGCGGGCTTGTGGGGGCTGTGGTGGCTGTTGATCGGCAGCCGTCGCATCAGCAGCAATGATGCCTATGTGCAGGGCAACATCATCCCCGTCCAGGCGCAAACGGCGGGCACCATCCGGCAGGTATTGGCAGAAAATACCGAGTATGTGCATGCCGGCCAGCTGCTGGCGACGGTGCAGGGAGATCGCAGTTACCTGGCACTGCGCCAAGCCGAAGCAACCCTGGGAAAAACCGTACGCCGCCTGCGCCAGAGTTTTTCCGAGGTGGATAAGGTGCAGCAGACCTTGCAGGCGCAAGGCGCTCAGTTGCAAAAACTCCAGGGAGATTTGGCACGTTACCAGAAAGCGGCAAAGGGAGACGCTGTAGCCAGCATCCAGATCAGCAACACCCAGGCCGATATTCGCGCCCTTCAGGCGCAGATGAGGGCAACTAAGGCGCAACTGGCGGCCGCTGCGGCGGTCGTGGGCGGGACCACCTTGCAGAGCAATCCCAAGGTACGCGCTGCCGTGGCGCATCTAGAGCAAGCCTATATCGCCTGGGCACGGCGGAATCTGCGCGCGCCAGTCAGCGGCTTTGTTGCCCAACGTGCCGCTTACCCCGGCCTCATGGTCCATTCCGGCGAACGTCTCTTTACGGTGGTTCCCCTGAATCAGCTCTGGGTGGTCGCCAACATCAAAGAAACGGAAATGGCGAGGGTGCGACCTGGTCAACCGGTGCGCCTGACCACCTATTACTATGGTTCTGGCGTCGTCTATCATGGTGTGGTGCAAGGGCTGCTCCCCGGTGCTGGCAGTGCCTTTGCCATTCTGCCGCCGGAAAATGCCACCGGAAATTATATCCATATCGTTGAGCGGGTACCGATACGCATCGCTCTACCCGTCAAGGAACTCGCCGAGCATCCCTTGCGCCCGGGCTTGTCCATGCTGGTGCAGATCGACATCGCCCGGCATGGAAAAGGCGTACTCCAACCTATCACCCAAACTCCCATCCAGGGCTACCAGACTATGCTCTACGGGAGGGAGATGTCAGAGGCCCAAACGCTGGCCAGCAAGATCATTGCGCAGAATGCCTGAGCGAGGAGGATTGCATGCAGAATTCCACAAACATATCGACCTGGCGTGTTTATGATCGACCATTCCCTCCAGGATATCGGGTGCTGGCGGAACGCTTGTGGCCACGAGGCGTGCGCAAGAGTGACCTGGCGCTCGACGCCTGGCCCAAGGATCTTGCTCCCAGCACGGAATTGCGCCAGTGGTTTGGGCATGACCCGGCGCGCTGGGAGGATTTTCGCCGTCGCTACTGGAGTGAGTTGTCGGGGCATCAAGAGGCAGCCGTCCAGCTTCTTGTCGCGGCGCAACAAGGTCCTTTACTCCTGCTCTATGCCGCCCACGACCCAGAGCACAACGCTGCTCTCGTACTCCAGGAGTTTCTTGAGCAGTTGCAATCCTCCACTTCCGAGGAGAAGTGAACATGCTGGAACTTGGCGAAAGTGCCCCTTCTTTTCGCGAACCTCTCGCGCTGCTACGTGCTTGCCACCAACGTATTCTGCGCCATTGTGATACGTTGGAACGAATTCCTGCACATCTGGCTTCCGTTGGTGTCGACGTGCAGGCGGTCGAAGCGGCGACCAGAATCTTGCGGTACTTTGACGAGGCAGGGCCAGCACATCACGCCGATGAAGAGCAACAACTGTTTCCTTGGCTGCGGTCACAGCCTGCCTGTGCAAAGGATGTGCAGGAAGTCTTGCACGAGCTGAGCAAGGAACATCGACAACTGGAAAAGACCTGGCACGATCTTGCCACGGACTTGCGTCAACTCGTCGCAACCCGAAGATACTCCAATTTACGCTGGGAGCCCTTCGTTTCCTTGAGCCGTCGCCATGTACAGATCGAAAATGACGATATTTATCCCCTGGCGGAGCGGCTCCTGGATCCGCAGACTGCCGCCGATCTGGGAGCCGCCATGGCGGCACGTCGCTCGGCAGAGGAGTGACTCTTGGAGGCAGGTCGGCACATGCTGGTGAGTTCGGATCTCCTGGAAGCATGGGGAACCGGCGAATTTTATCCCCGATTGACGAAGGAATTGTTGGCTGGCGATCTCTTGTTCGCAGCTCTGCAACAGGCGCTTACGCAAGGGAGTGTCGCTTTGCTGGACGACCTGCATTTTCTTGAGCTGCGCCGATGGGAGGACGCAGACGCCTTCACGCTCCAGCTGCAAGTGCTCTATCGCAGTGCAATCCCGGGCTGCGCCTGCCCTGGGGACCCAGATCCGGAGAACGAACTGCAGGAAACAGCACGATTGTTGATCCGAATCGACCGCCGACAACAACTGCTCGAGCTACAGTTGCTAGAAAGCGAGTAGACCGCCCGCGCTACTAGAAGGACGAGTCGTTCGCAAAATGCCCCTCTCGATCCAGTCGTCGTAGCAGCATGAGCAGATATAGCAATCCCTCATAGGGATGCCAGCGGCGCACCCGCTGCAGAATCTCGGCATAGCCTGCCTGGGCGCTGTCCTCACCCAGCCAGGCAAGCAAGCCCTTACGCGCGCCTACGTCATCGGCAGGGAAGATCTCCAGGCGCCCCAGCGCGCGCAACAGCACATATTCTGCCGACCACCGGCCGATGCCAGGAATGTTCAACAGTCGTCCCTGGATGTTTTCCAACGGCAGGCCACGCCATTCCCTTTCGTCCAATTCACCAGCGGCTGCCCGTTCGGCAACCTGAAAAATCGCCCGGATCTTCTGGCGGCTGAAGCCCAATGTCCGCAGCGCAGCCGGCTCTTGCAGGAGAATTTGTTGTGGACTTGGGAAGGCTACGGGTCCTTCTGGAGCTTTGCTATCGCATAGTCGGCACAGACGGTTGAGCAGAGTGATGCCCACCAGCAAACTCACCTGTTGGCAGGCAATGGCGTTTACGAGCCCTTCGAAGAGAGAGGCAAAGCGCGGTGGCCGGAATCCTTCATAGCGAATCGCAACTGGCCCCAACACGGGATCCTGCAAGGCATGTTGATAAAACTGCCGGAGGTCTTGATCAAAACCCAGCATCCAGGCCAATTGATTGCGCAACCATTCGATGGCTTCTGGGCTATCGGGACCGGCAAGAATTCTCCCCACCAGCACAGGTGTTATTCCCTCTCCCTGCTGCCGAAGCTGAATGGACAAAGGTTTGTCCTGGTAGGTAAAGCAACGTCGGTAACTGTTTTCCTCCCACAGATCCATTTGGTTGCGCTCCTGACGACGCAAGGCCCATACCGTCAGGTCGAGGCGAAAAGCTGCGGGTGCTGGCAGAGAGAAATCCGTCATCGGCTGTCACATTGGTTATGTTTTCAGGCTCCGCGTTGATCAAGGAAACGAATCTCCGCGCTCAATCATAAGGCCAATTTCCATTGCGGTCATCGACAACCCTTTGAAGACGGTGGGCACGAAGCTCTGACGGAAGTCCTGCGACTACTGATGCCTGAAGCGCCAGGGTTCTGCTTCGCGCGCGGGCCAGGTCAGGCGCTGGGGCTGAAGCTGTCGAAGTGGATCTGTTCATGAGGGACTCCGTGGGAGAGCAAGAGATCCGTGGCGGCTTCCACCATCCCCGGGCTGCCGCAGAGATAAACTTCATGTTCTTGCCAATGGCCTTCCGCAGCCACCGCCGGCAAAAGACGCCGGGGACCCGACCAGCGCAGAAGTTCCGGATCGGAACAGGATACCGAAAAACGCAGTTCGCTCCGCTCCTGTCGCAATTCTTCGAGCACATCCAAGTGGTAGAGATCGCGCCGATTGCGCACCCCGAAATACAGCGATATTGACCGTCTCCAGCCGAGTTTGCGGCTTTCCTCGAGAATGGCTTCGATAGGAGCGAGGCCGGTCCCGGCGGCAATGCAGAGTAATGGTCGTTCATTCTCCGTCCGTAAGTAAAAATCTCCTTGCGCGCCGGAGAGGACAATTTCATCGCCGATCTGGGCGCGGGTAAAGAGCCACTCGGAGAATTTTCCGCCCGGTACCTTGCGGATATGGAAGTGCAGCCGTTGATCCTCGCGCGGCGCATTTGCCATGGAGTAGGAACGCCAAGCATTCGTTTCTCCCGGAATCTTCAATCTCGCGTATTGTCCTGCCCGGTAGGGATAGGGGCGATCGCATTGGATTATGAGTTCCATGACGGTTTCCCCCAACAGACAAAGACTCTCGACTCGTCCCTGCCATTGCTCTGCAGTATCTATTTTTGCTGCGATGCGTAAGGAGCTGCGTGGCTGCGCTTTACATAAAATCGCTTTTCCGGATGCGCGCTCTTCCGGCGTCAATAATAAAGGCATGAAAGGAAGCTGGGTGATTTCTCCCTCCAGAATCGTTCCTTTGCAATCGCCGCAGGAACCATTGCCGCAACCGTGATGAATGGCGATTCCCTGCTCCAGTGCGGCCTCGACGATGCTTTGGTCTTCTCGGACCCGGAAACGAGTTCCGGAGGGCTCGAGGACTATTTCGTGTTCGATCATGTGCTGTCCTACCTTCCAGGGATCATCAAAAGTGCGGTC
This sequence is a window from Acidithiobacillus sp. AMEEHan. Protein-coding genes within it:
- a CDS encoding HlyD family secretion protein gives rise to the protein MTEENQNYSPAAARRKRNFLIFFLVLLLVAGLWGLWWLLIGSRRISSNDAYVQGNIIPVQAQTAGTIRQVLAENTEYVHAGQLLATVQGDRSYLALRQAEATLGKTVRRLRQSFSEVDKVQQTLQAQGAQLQKLQGDLARYQKAAKGDAVASIQISNTQADIRALQAQMRATKAQLAAAAAVVGGTTLQSNPKVRAAVAHLEQAYIAWARRNLRAPVSGFVAQRAAYPGLMVHSGERLFTVVPLNQLWVVANIKETEMARVRPGQPVRLTTYYYGSGVVYHGVVQGLLPGAGSAFAILPPENATGNYIHIVERVPIRIALPVKELAEHPLRPGLSMLVQIDIARHGKGVLQPITQTPIQGYQTMLYGREMSEAQTLASKIIAQNA
- a CDS encoding efflux transporter outer membrane subunit, which codes for MRRQLSLLGMTLVFLALAACARIPTHLPQNPAFSPQSLAFSQRAASTASWPQADWWKAAKSRQLDELVAAALRQNPELHAAGARVLYAEAQVTRAHSRLLPHLAAGFQLTQQYFSAQGLHLQANGTSNTFAEFNPLLLQYHVDLWGQDRDLVRAARGELAMRQAEEADARLLVSSAVAIHYFALRGDESLLRAELRLRAWQKRALSVAQAGFRSGLQSAIPLHEASTSLAQSAERIAQLRAAAAAERHAIAALCGQGPGVQISAAPSSAQASPPLAGVPRNLPSNLLGHRPDIVAARWAVEAAAARVGAAKVAFYPNINLHLLAGWNSIHLADLFDPANFAHALGPAITLPIFEGGALRAALRAQNAVYLAAQDHYQNRILQALRQVADLLSTRRALLRQESALAHAERAQRAQWQVQETAWQSGLQDGGTRIPVRIRLIRLEEQEIMLQTAAWQNWALLESALGGGYSAITKEHPHD
- a CDS encoding 2Fe-2S iron-sulfur cluster-binding protein yields the protein MIEHEIVLEPSGTRFRVREDQSIVEAALEQGIAIHHGCGNGSCGDCKGTILEGEITQLPFMPLLLTPEERASGKAILCKAQPRSSLRIAAKIDTAEQWQGRVESLCLLGETVMELIIQCDRPYPYRAGQYARLKIPGETNAWRSYSMANAPREDQRLHFHIRKVPGGKFSEWLFTRAQIGDEIVLSGAQGDFYLRTENERPLLCIAAGTGLAPIEAILEESRKLGWRRSISLYFGVRNRRDLYHLDVLEELRQERSELRFSVSCSDPELLRWSGPRRLLPAVAAEGHWQEHEVYLCGSPGMVEAATDLLLSHGVPHEQIHFDSFSPSA
- a CDS encoding hemerythrin domain-containing protein: MLELGESAPSFREPLALLRACHQRILRHCDTLERIPAHLASVGVDVQAVEAATRILRYFDEAGPAHHADEEQQLFPWLRSQPACAKDVQEVLHELSKEHRQLEKTWHDLATDLRQLVATRRYSNLRWEPFVSLSRRHVQIENDDIYPLAERLLDPQTAADLGAAMAARRSAEE
- a CDS encoding DUF488 family protein, whose protein sequence is MQNSTNISTWRVYDRPFPPGYRVLAERLWPRGVRKSDLALDAWPKDLAPSTELRQWFGHDPARWEDFRRRYWSELSGHQEAAVQLLVAAQQGPLLLLYAAHDPEHNAALVLQEFLEQLQSSTSEEK
- a CDS encoding base excision DNA repair protein, which codes for MTDFSLPAPAAFRLDLTVWALRRQERNQMDLWEENSYRRCFTYQDKPLSIQLRQQGEGITPVLVGRILAGPDSPEAIEWLRNQLAWMLGFDQDLRQFYQHALQDPVLGPVAIRYEGFRPPRFASLFEGLVNAIACQQVSLLVGITLLNRLCRLCDSKAPEGPVAFPSPQQILLQEPAALRTLGFSRQKIRAIFQVAERAAAGELDEREWRGLPLENIQGRLLNIPGIGRWSAEYVLLRALGRLEIFPADDVGARKGLLAWLGEDSAQAGYAEILQRVRRWHPYEGLLYLLMLLRRLDREGHFANDSSF